The DNA region acaaaatagtAATGTAAATGTATGACATTCTGAATTTTGAgtagggattttctgatcgagttAGTAAAAAAAGATGCACGGAAAAAACATtcggattttttatttaacttttttttactaaaagttcCAAAATATACGTATTTTATGGGTACTAAAAAAGACatcttttaaatcatattgcgtAATGGTGTAAAATCTGGTTAAGGAgataggattttttaaatacgttttttggaaaatatcacaaatcccgacaaaaaaaaatacaaaaaatatttttaagctaaATTGTATGTGAAATACTTATTTTCGATTACTTTTCGTTTAAtggcatttcaaaaataattctcGAAGGAAAAGCACcatcaacaaatatttttgcagagctgagaaaatttgttatcatttgaaaatcgggcaacagcatcacaaaaaaaatgaatcgaaGAAAATGAATTTCTCTAAGTTTCACCTAATTTtccttattttatttattgaaaagataaaaaaatgcaaaagattaaatttttatgattgATAATCGGTTAAAAGTTTACGAGATattgtcagttgaaaattacaaaatatttgtcctattttcaatgttttggagaggaaatatgaggaaattttctcaggttttcaaaaaaaaagttttgtgctGCTTTTCTTTTAAGGATTATATTCAAACtaagaaaaatttaaacctAAATGTAGCTATAACTTTGAAAATCCTAatccaactttgccgaagacaccagctCGATTAGAAAATCCCTActtaagatacagaatttcatacatttacatacccattttgtatgaaaaattacccGTCCCATCAACCGTTCcggaggttttttttaaatgtgctttttacgaaaaacgtcaaaaaaactGCGTTTCGAAAAGGACCATCCTGATCGCCAACCAAACAAAACAGGTCTACTTATTTTAGTCCCatgtcaaatttgagccaaatcggaacaTTTTTAGTCTGGATTCTACTGGTTTGACGCAAATCGTTGAATAAGTAAATTTTAGCGTCCATGTAAGGAAACGATACTTAAGGTGGTAGGGGatatatgcccattttaagtcTAATAAGcgatcgtgtttgaatgatgctggataatctggattgttccttgaaattcactaaaaccaagtacaccaacgagtagggcaactttttgtgaacatttctgttttttttccttttattaaaagttatggtATACCTTTtacaaccatttaaaaaaaaatatttaaaaaatgcattctaatcagttgactgcattgggccacgccaatttttctattttcagcttagttctttttttcttccagcgatCTTTtgttgccaaaattgatgaaattctaAGCGAACACACACGAAacgtagcatttatagcgaaagtttcctggcagcacttgctcactccaacaggcactgcaccagcatgttggtggtgttggtggccaccctttgttctttatttgccttcgctcctcgctcggttttcttcagccttcgacaGTGGTGTCACGGTTCGCTCCCTCGAATCGTGGTTCAAACGATACGTCATGACGCTCAAGCGTGGTTCGCTCATGATTGCGAACCAAGCACGAGCGAACCACGATCCGAACGTCTGCCGTGGTTCGCATGAACCTTTGCTCTCTCATCGCGAATGAGAGTGAGAGGGACCATCAATGAGCGGTTCGCAAGAAGAGCTAAAAACAGCACTTAGAGAAAAACATTTCATGATTTTGTCAACAGATGGTGACTATGCAGGGCTACAGAGCAACTcattgggatgtcctgggtcttCCAATGACTCCCTGGATTTATTATCCCTGGATTTATtatcgtaacaagcaagaggtctgcGGTTTATGACTGcagatcatacccgcatagctccagtgagtatggtagacttttGTATACTATGTTGTTATGTCCTGGGTCAACAGAGGACTCACTGAGGACTTGtggaccatccacaaacgtggacacttttttggaaatctcacccccccccccccccatcatggacaatttccattcaaattaaatctttttttctatGGAGCGTGGTTAATCGCCATAGACCCCCCCTCACCCTAAGGTtaccacgtagtttatggatggttccttgataactttatcgttaacaaatttgaacaattttgtgggagtgaagaataaaaaaaaataagtttttctatcAGTGCCTACATTCTCCGTTGGCGAACCGTTCGCTGAACGCTCTCTTTACTCCGTTCAGAGCGGAGCGGCAAGCGAGCAGAGAAATGatgatcgaaattttggttcgcGAACCGTTCAAACCCGCCGCTCTGAGCGTTCGATAAGCGCTCACCCGATAGGTTCGTCGATTGAGTGGCTATGATACGCTCAAAAGCGAACCGTGACACCACtggccttcgattggaatgggtattcaaaattcaaacgtcagatgacttagcgcgtttgttttttttttttttttgacggtgcttgctaattatttacatttttcggattatttttcaagtgagtgactaacttatgtgcgaaagaacatgttgccggtagttggaagcaattttatatcttaagcgcttatCTGGGCGATTACTTGAAAATTGaagcaaattgaaaatgttgttgcTCCACTTTTTAAGGGGATACGGGAATTTCTCCACGGTATTCTCATGTAAGTTTCGCTTAGAAATGtacgattttttggaaaagtgaATAGTCGAAGGAGTCTATAGGGGATCTATGAAGGCCCAAAAGGTGGGTCAATgcgagctgcacaaaattgcgCCCAATTTAGCTCAGAATGCACTTGCGACAAAACAGCACAGTCTAGacgaaatgttatttttaacatcaaattcaaatgcatacaaaacatccaaaaataatgacaaagaatatgaagaaaaaaatatttacgctAAACGAGTACACGATAAACTTAGGTTAATTTTCAATggcaaaatcaaaattgaaccaggttgaattatgttttttgtaattttcaaatctaaGCCTTTCTCATGACTGTATCCTTTCTTTTTTCCGTTTCTCCCTCCCATCCAGATACGTCGGCTCGGGCGCGGACTTTGTCGTGCCCGGCGGCTGCCGCACGATAGACGCGGCCGGCCTGATGGTCATCCCGGGCGGTATCGATCCGCACACCCACTTCCAGCTCGAGTTCGGTGGGACCGTCTCGGTGGACGATTTCTACCAGGGCACGAAGGCGGCGGTGGCCGGCGGCACCACCACAATCAGTAAGTATTGTTTGGGTGAAATTTCTAGACAAATTCTTAACGTTTCTTCTCTCTTCTGCAGTGGACTTTGTCATTCCAAAGAAGGGTGAATCTCTGCTGGAAGCGTACGACGAGTGGCGGTGCCGGGCGGACACGAAGGTGGTCTGCGATTACGGTCTGCACGTGGCCATCACGTGGTGGTCCAAGTCGGTGCGGGACGAGATGCGCATCCTGTGCCAGGAACGCGGCGTAAACTCGTTCAAGTGCTTCATGGCGTACAAGGGCCTCTTTCAGGTCACCGACAGTGAGCTGTACGAAATCTTCGAGACGTGCAAGGAGTTGGGCGCGGTGGCACAGGTTCACGCCGAAAACGGTGACGTCATCGCGAAAAACGTCCAGAAGCTACTGGCGGCGGGAGTGACCGGTCCGGAGGGGCACGAACTGTCCCGGACGGAGGAAGTCGAGGCGGAAGCCGTCAACCGTGCGTGCGTCATTGCACATCAGGTAAGCAGCTGAGGttccgtgtgtgtgtgcgtgtgttgaATTCCACCTGGGCTAGGTACATATTGCATGACACTTTAGCATTTTATTATCCCTCCTGAATCGTCCCTCTTCTCTCCTCTATGCTCGTATCTATTTTTATCACAGCTATCACTATCATCTCGAATAACGTAACCACACTCTTGAGCTGTAAACGGCACTTTATGCCgcttttgattagattagatacctTCCACGCtttatagtgtttttgtaaacaaaacttgAGTTGAGTGCAAACAAATCACATTTTATTGCTGCTCGTTGGGGGGCCGTCCATACAGTtttggttttaaaaatcaaataaaaaaaaacgttgttatggcattgaaaagtaacattttggcaaatatttttttgaatacgtGTGTGTTTAAGCAtaagtttctcttaaacttacaataaatgcttgttgttatcaacctaaacgcatattttttcaattatgagtattaacacttgtagccccaacggggtaaaaaaagatggaaatgcattttcaccggctcatacaacccttggagaaaaaagttggaaatgccttttttatcGTAACTTAAGGTAGACGCATCTATTTTGGATCTACTACAACAAGAATCgtccaaatcggttgagttttcgccgagatacagccggatgaagttgcatttccaacttttttgacccccttggtgcttcgcgtaagttttgaccccgttggtgctacaagtgttaatatagctgtttcatgttaaaagtatcaaaaatgctgaagccgtaaaaaaattataatcaatcaaaactatagtcaattgtacttaactgaagcatcataattgcagtttgaaatgatactttataataataaatcaagaacaaaacatttttttaaataaacatgcgtggttttatcagcaactgtaaacaaatctattttttagtttcggtcaaccatttatgtaattaatatgaaaaaatgtgcatcaaaattacttttttttattattttatgtttacagtgatttttgaaacgttttctatgatctttttcggaaataaatgtgtttaaatgtctgtttggttttttgttgtttaaagccaaatttgttaacaaaaaatatttgtttatgatgaaaagtgagcaaaatccatcttttattcattatatctatcattagacctacaccatgcatcaaaacatcaaatatcggttaaatttggtataaaaataacagtttgcctatagtggacccgggtccacaatcggattatggacccgggtccactataggaaaagggggtccataacaggcaaaaaaaacttttttttcaaatggctatttttctgctccaaaacaaataaactgatgaagcaaattgtcaaaactgttcaCAAGACTtctttgtacaaagggttatgaaaaagtgcttaaaatattgaaaatttgtgaaaaatgggcttcggctctactagggggtccaccaATGGTTAAAATATCTATCCTTCGAATCGACCATTCTTTACCAAAATTTGTTGtagtcattaaaaaaaataatcaatttaggccgttgcaaaaagttatttacTTTTTCGCTCGAAGGCAGgcataacacaaaaaaataaatcctttaattgaattttaaactaTGCCCAAACTCTGATGTTTCAACTGTTATTTTACTTCGGAACCCAAAATATGATCAGCAATCGATAaagaatcggaccattagttgctgcgatatcgacattagaaaatgatgggttgtttgggtgagacgtaGTAAACAtctattttcctgtttttaaatctttgcatggcaacactcagcaactaaaggtcttatcaaaaaagttcaaagaagcaaaatatagagaattttctcagcatttcaaaaatatttttttcaaaagtgggcaaacatgtgcattaatcaaaacaaaaagaaaaactgcgactattttcaaaaaagttacctaaaaattgctataacttgaaaacggtgcactttatcaaaatttcactgaagtactttttgattgcaaatttgatttacgtCGAAAAAAGAAGCTGAAAATTTTTGGcgacaaatatttcgattttttgaaaaaatcattatagatttaaaaattcataactcgttcaaagattttttgcacatcctggaaatttctgaaaagttggcatttgatgtccactaaaacatatcaaaaaatcaaaaaataaaaatagtgttttttgcaaatcaaattttagtgaaaaaaagttgaattaaaaatcaccaattttttaccgtgtatccaggtttttaagcgaagatggcgttcgaatggtaaacgtcccaaatgtcaaaatcgcgcagtggcaccaacattagaaaataaaatgtggctgtcatacaTGGCACacttacaactttgtcgaagacaccgaatctatcaaaaaattccttcaaaagatacagaattttgaattttcatttatcatttttgtttggacagctgccaaatttgtagtcttaattatatggacaaactaatgatgcaaaatggcttctttggcataccgaaggcaccaaaaaagtttcagccggattaaaaaatacaaaaattttaatcaaaaaataccgatttcgtacaAAACTGCTTAAAAGTGaattttttattccaaaaaaagaaaaaatattggtAAGATTGCAAAATTATATGAATGTTTTACCGTAACTGCAAATTTGATTATGCTGtatgatattttataacataaaatatttaaattttacctttttttgagtCTAAAATTATCAATGTCTTCGAAGCAATTCTGCGGAAAATGTTGATCTTTATGaaacaacatttttaagttCATAAATTCAAGCTTTACTTTTGACAAACCAAATagtaaaaattattattattcaaaaaatgttattaatttcTTTAGATCTATTCTGTAAGGCTGATTTTCGGTTCTAAGATCAGAAATAATTCACTCATCACCGAACACGACTCGCTAGCTGCCAGTGACTTGGTCAATCGCTTAACTCAGCGATAaaaatacttcgtgaatttcttttcCTACCCCGTCCAATTCACACACCAATACGCTCTGAGATAAGCTTTCAAATGTGTGttcagaatatttttgaaagcattGATTTtatgcagtttaaaaaatgatcaaaacaaagccAATCGCAAACTATTTTAAGTCAGCTTTGAGCGACATAACGCCATCAGACTCTGTACTACTCAattggagtgagagggagagcaaagagagagtactcagtagcgattggtgtggaagtgacaaacggtagtaATTCCCCAGAacaccctgactgaaaagtccgtcggacgtccgtcgtttgtcgtccgtgcattcgtacgacgtcgcacgacaatgtcgtgcgactgtCGCGcaaatgtcatacgtttttgcaccaaaatgtcgtatttgtcgtgcgatcgataatcgaaattgtacgacattgtcgtacgacattcgaccgacgtcgcacggttttgttatttaggatgtcgtgccattgtcgtgtgctgtcaattctaatttttaggttatgttgcagttaaAAACatgtggttttgttttttttttatttttttttattcagacgcacaaaatttcacaatagtATTAGCTTTTTCACTCAATTAAACTTTCGGATCGCAGATTCTTCTCAAAATTCCTTAATTTTCCTTGACCGCAGCTTCGGGCTTGGATTGGTGTTCTCCTGGCAGCATTTTGATGCTGGACTTTTGATCCCCGACGAGCTGATCAAAGTTGTACAGGGATGCGAAGACAATCTTGGATCTCCGAATAATTGATCGTCGAATTGATGGCCACCGGAGTACGAGACAATGTGGGTTTGTGGAGTATGCGTACGAAACAACGTGGCTGCTTCCGTGGGTTCTACGGATGCAACGCGGGACCACACGTGGACGGCAGGATCTGATTGGAATACGTTTGTTGCCTGAAAAGATGCGTCAATCATAAATTGGCAagcatttataaataaaattcagatttgaataataataacatgaaaatttcaagatactaaatttcaaaaaaaaatcctcaaaaaataaaaattgcataactttttaaaagtttaaacatctataaaaaaataataatgaatgtatcttaaaattttaaaatgcataaaacgtgtttgaaaattttaagaaatttaaaaatgctaaaaaaattaatgttctTATGCttgaatttcaagatttcaatttttttgaaattcaaaattctttgaaatattttatgaaccgtcatcagaggtgacattctgtcatcaggggtgagattgggtcaaacaaAAATGCTGACATTtgaatgacccaatctcacaccCCACACCCAATGGAACTatataactttaatttttaaggattacagaatgttaaaattttagaaaatatcaaatgttacgaattttcaaaatattcaaaaattcttaaagttaacaaatatcaaaacataaaaaatgtaataaaaataatctaatcaaaaatttcaaaattctaaaatttcaaaattcaaaaattctaaaattttaaaattcaaaaattcaaaaattcaaaaattcaaaaattcaaaaattctaaaattctaaaattcaaaaattcaaaaattctaaaattctaaaattctaaaattctaaaattctaaaattctaaaattctaaaattctaaaattctaaaattctaaaattctaaaattctaaaattctaaaattctaaaattctaaaattctaaaattctaaaattctaaaattctaaaattctaaaattctaaaattctaaaattctaaaattctaaaattctaaaattcaaaaaagcctaaaattctaaaattctaaaattctaaaattctaaaattctaaaattctaaaattctaaaattctaaaattctaaaattctaaaattctaaaattctaaaattctaaaattctaaaattctaaaattctaaaattctaaaattctaaaattcttcagttctaaaattcttaaacctTAAAGTTCTGAAATACATAAATCATCCAATGCAGTTCacgtaatttaaaattcttaatatttgacagaccaaatttcaaaaaaattaacattgtaTAAACCTTAAAATACTGCAAAAGTTAATAGTTCTTAGAGTTATTCAAAGATTTCTAGAGTTTTAAGAAGTCTTACAATTTTTAGGGTTCTAGAATTTTTAGACTTTTGAAATTgctaattttataattaatagagtttttcgaattttttaaatttttgaaattcaaaatataaagctataaaaaaatttgattgttattttatttttgaattttttgaatttcaaactcataatttttagaatttttggattttgtttttatttcaagtattttgggaatataagaattttaataatgttaaaatttaacaattaaagtattttagaatcaaagaatttcagtattttagggttttttttcaattgcaaaatttaaatattttagattttcagatttttaaagggAAATGTTTTGAGAACTTTaagatttcgaaaattttatgaattattagattctataatttaagaatattaaaaatttacacaattccatgaagtaataatttttcgattgaattacgatgtaaaacacagctgaaaggaacaccaaaactctgttgtgAACCTAAATGATCTCACTGTAACTTgattatttacaaataaaacagaattgaattaaattgaacaCTATTCcatgaattttaataaatttttactCTTCGAATTCTTGCATTCTATAATTCTGAAATACTAGAGTTTTAAAATTGAGAATgaaaaactttagaattttacagttttagtgtttaagattttttaaattctggtaatttagatttttctgtGGTTTGGAATTATTGGGTAAAAACGTGGATTAGATaacaattttgatgttttgaggttttgaatttaatacaatttcacacaaacacacacttcgtttctaaaacatgactcaccagttTCATCAGGTATGTGCCCCAACCTCCCGCGGAAAGTAAAACACCAACCGCTACCTCGATCGCAAACCGGTTCCTTCCCATCTCGTCTTCCGCCACGAAGACCGAAATCTGGAATAGAAGACACTTTGATTCGGTCACTCGCGCACCCCAGCCGGAACATTTCGGCAGCAAAAATATCACAATCTAGAACTAAACTTACCTATTATCCGTCGAAAATCGTCCAAAATCTTCGAAGCTCGTAAACCAAATCCCAAAAGGAACGACAGCTGGTTCGattcggttgcaatcaagtccgaacaagacacggaacaagatcaactgaagagaactgtcaaactgtttgcgtcgacgaaaatcgtgacgtcgaattgaaagaaaattgatggaaaaaacaatgtcgggcatgtcgagtgtttggcgtacgtttgtcgtcctttcgaccaatcgatatcgaaacggtaaaatcaaaaccgtgcgacaactcgtacgacgtgcgacatttttcaaacagggcagTTTTGCGTCGCGCTAGATTTGGATCAGGACCTTTGCTGATAAatgtttcaaactttttaagattttcgatttttatttttttttatttcagcatacgagcaattctctacaaaaccggccgatttcgaccatttttattttttgtattttttgatttggctcaaactttgtgggggccttccctatgaccaaagaagccattttgcatcattagtttgtccatataaatttccatacaaatttggcagctgttcatacaaaaatagtacgtatatattcgaaaatctgtaacttttgaaggaattttttgatcaatttggtgtcttcggcaaagttgtaggtattgttaaggactatttagaaaaaaagtaggtacacggaaaaaaaatttctcgattttttattaacttttttttcacaaaaactcaaattcccaaaatacgtattttttgattttcaagattttttgatatgttttaggggacaaaaatccgcaacttttgagctatagagaaacatggtcaaaaaatctgccgccgagtcatgattttttgaaaaactggtgatttttggaaaaaatcgaaatttcatag from Culex quinquefasciatus strain JHB chromosome 3, VPISU_Cqui_1.0_pri_paternal, whole genome shotgun sequence includes:
- the LOC119768858 gene encoding uncharacterized protein LOC119768858; protein product: MGRNRFAIEVAVGVLLSAGGWGTYLMKLATNVFQSDPAVHVWSRVASVEPTEAATLFRTHTPQTHIVSYSGGHQFDDQLFGDPRLSSHPCTTLISSSGIKSPASKCCQENTNPSPKLRSRKIKEF